A DNA window from Hordeum vulgare subsp. vulgare chromosome 1H, MorexV3_pseudomolecules_assembly, whole genome shotgun sequence contains the following coding sequences:
- the LOC123404592 gene encoding subtilisin-chymotrypsin inhibitor-2A-like isoform X2: MSCAAPKAPAGEEKKTSWPEVVGKSIEEAKEIILKDMPDADIFVLPAGSPVTLDFRSNRVRIFVDTVASTPHIG; encoded by the coding sequence ATGAGCTGCGCCGCCCCAAAAGCCCCCgccggagaggagaagaagacgtcATGGCCGGAGGTAGTGGGAAAGTCCATCGAGGAGGCCAAGGAGATCATCCTTAAGGACATGCCTGACGCAGACATCTTCGTCCTCCCAGCCGGCTCGCCGGTGACCCTTGACTTCAGGAGCAACCGTGTCCGCATCTTCGTCGACACTGTCGCGTCCACTCCCCACATTGGCTAG
- the LOC123405791 gene encoding subtilisin inhibitor-like has protein sequence MSCADPKAPAGEEKKSSWPELVGKSIEDAREVILKDMPEADIEVLPTNSVVTADWRSNRVRILADTVATTPHIG, from the coding sequence ATGAGCTGCGCTGACCCAAAAGCACCCGCCGGTGAGGAGAAGAAGTCGTCATGGCCGGAGTTAGTGGGGAAGTCCATCGAGGACGCCAGGGAGGTCATCCTCAAGGACATGCCTGAAGCGGACATCGAAGTCCTCCCTACCAACTCCGTGGTGACCGCAGACTGGAGGAGCAACCGTGTGCGCATCCTCGCTGACACTGTCGCGACCACTCCTCACATCGGCTAG
- the LOC123404592 gene encoding subtilisin-chymotrypsin inhibitor-2B-like isoform X1, with amino-acid sequence MQILISVKFTPAESRMSCAAPKAPAGEEKKTSWPEVVGKSIEEAKEIILKDMPDADIFVLPAGSPVTLDFRSNRVRIFVDTVASTPHIG; translated from the exons ATGCAAATACTCATATCAGTCAAGTTCACG CCCGCCGAATCGAGGATGAGCTGCGCCGCCCCAAAAGCCCCCgccggagaggagaagaagacgtcATGGCCGGAGGTAGTGGGAAAGTCCATCGAGGAGGCCAAGGAGATCATCCTTAAGGACATGCCTGACGCAGACATCTTCGTCCTCCCAGCCGGCTCGCCGGTGACCCTTGACTTCAGGAGCAACCGTGTCCGCATCTTCGTCGACACTGTCGCGTCCACTCCCCACATTGGCTAG